A genomic region of Homalodisca vitripennis isolate AUS2020 chromosome 5, UT_GWSS_2.1, whole genome shotgun sequence contains the following coding sequences:
- the LOC124363179 gene encoding mediator of RNA polymerase II transcription subunit 4-like, with protein sequence MARQSNISTGEKLLSLISDIELITKEILENTIALKHQKLSGPEQHNLTALLVAKDNELKDTLSVAAEQAKINQKMDLLRAEVDQQDQDIQQLQRHLKEAEQILATAIFQAKQKLKSINRANDNPVPSEELIKFAHKISASNAVCAPLTWQPGDPRRPYPTDIEMRLGFLGRLNDMPMNGHMMQQASNMPEMLRSAEPPASQQNQFAWHPSGEIHVSVAGQGSVPMDTRNHNKDPEDVEVMSTDSSSSSSSDSQ encoded by the exons ATGGCTAGACAAAGCAATATAAGTACAGGTGAAAAACTACTATCTTTGATAAGTGatattgaattaattacaaa ggaaattttagaaaatacaattgCTTTAAAACATCAAAAACTAAGTGGACCAGAACAACACAACCTGACAGCTCTTCTGGTTGCTAAAGATAATGAACTGAAAGATACGTTAAGTGTTGCCGCAGAGCAAGCCAAAATAAACCAGAAAATGGACCTGTTGAGAGCTGAGGTTGACCAGCAAGACCAAGATATTCAACAACTACAGAGGCATCTTAAAGAGGCTGAACAGATTTTG GCGACTGCAATCTTTCAAGCGAAACAGAAACTGAAGTCTATCAATAGGGCCAATGACAACCCTGTCCCCTCTGAGGAACTGATCAAGTTTGCCCACAAGATAAGTGCTTCCAACGCAGTGTGTGCCCCTCTCACCTGGCAGCCAGGAGACCCACGAAGGCCGTATCCTACAG ATATTGAAATGCGCCTCGGTTTCCTCGGGCGGCTGAATGACATGCCGATGAATGGTCACATGATGCAGCAGGCCAGCAACATGCCGGAGATGCTGAGGTCGGCTGAGCCCCCTGCTTCGCAACAGAACCAGTTCGCCTGGCATCCTTCCGGTGAGATACACGTGTCAGTCGCAGGCCAGGGCTCAGTTCCAATGGACACTCGCAACCACAATAAAGACCCCGAGGACGTCGAAGTCATGTCCACAGATAGCAGTAGTAGTTCCTCTAGTGATTcacaataa